GGCGACATGCCAGACTCCCTGTTGACTGGGCGACTGGGTTGCAGCCGGTGGCAGGTTCCCACACCTTGACTGGGTGGGTAAAGAAACACCAAGAAGCACTCAGCCATGCGTATCAAACGGTCCAGACCCGAACCCAGCATAGACAAGAGCTAGATCAAACGAGATACAACAGGCGGGCCAAACCAGCAACCTTGTTGCCCGGGGAGCGAGTACTCATTCGTAACTTCCGCAGAAGGGACAGAGGAAAGCTGAACTACAAGTGGTCCCCTGAACCATATGTGGTGGTCAGCCAGCTGCGAGAACACCATCCAGTTTATGTCCTCCGCCCTGAAGGTAAAGATGGTCCTACCCGCACTGTACACCGCAATAACCTTCGACCTTGCCCCTTGAATTTGTTGCAGGACCACCAGGTACCAGATGATCCAGAGCCCAGGACTGTTGATCAGCCTCATACCATACCCCCTCCCACATGGTGGCTGCCAAGACTAACTGTTACCCACCCACAGCCAGCCGAGAATGCCAGGGTACCAGCATTGACTCCTCCACCTGATTCCCCCAGGGTACAGGCCCCCCTGCCCAATGACTTAGACGACCCCGGTGTGCGGCGTTCCCAAAGAACAAACTTAGGCCTACCACCTGCCAGGTACCGCTGCCAATAGATGGTCGGGACGACCTCCATTAAAGAGGGGGGGGTAATGTCAAAAGTAAGCTCCCCTAAGCATGGTTTTATGTAATTGTTGACCCTTAGTGTGTGGTGTTTTCATCCTTATTTATATGGTGTGTTTTGGTTTGCAGTGGGAATTCCTTTTGCTGtgttttctgtattttgtttATGACTTGCTGTGCCTTGTTTGCCGTGAAAATTATAATTTATAGGACATTGCCTTTTTTAGTTGTGGGTCTACAATTGCGTGCAACCAGCTGATTACCACCATCAGCTGATTATCATCACCAGCTGACTCTCCCCTCTAATGAGCGACGCGGCGCTGAAACAACTGATTGACTTAACAAATAGGTGTGCAGGTGCGGAAGGGAGGGAGGCCGGCAGACGAAGCAGAATGCAGCGAGGTGCGGGTGGAAAGGACCGACTCCAGCAACGACAGAAACGCCGAGGCAGCTGGCCGGAGATCGAGACGTTCTGGACTGAAGTGGTTGGCGGAGTCAACTAACGCACCAACCCAAGTGTATCTGCAAGTGATgtgtgctatgattatgtcctcggttgtaagtccctttggatgaaagtgtctgccaaatgtactgtaatgtaagtaGCAAATGCATTAAGTAGAAAAATCTCTCTTGATGCATGTGGTAATGTTATATGTGAAAATAGACGTGTAATTTGACAAATCACACCTGATACATATCATCATAATTGCATCAATAATAGGCTACTGATAATACCTGATACACAATAACATCAATAATGTATTAGTTTTACCCTAATGTAATGTTAATAACTTTATAACACATGAAGTGGCAAAGTCTCACTTAATGCACCTGGTGATACAATGACATAATGTGAATATTATAACAACATAATTTGACAAATCATACCTGATACTATAACAGTTGATACAATTGCATACACAGCTGGTACACTCAAGGTCTTCAGAACTCGAAAGCCCTCTGTGAAATATGATTGAAATGTATTTAAGATAACAAACAAACTAATTCATAATTTCTTCCCATGACCCTTACAGACCCTTATGACCATGCAGACTCCCAGGACACCTACTTGCTGTCCTAGGACAACAGAACAATGAAGACACCAAGACACTGTTCCGGGACTGAGACAACGAAGGGTCCCGGTACAGCAGGTGTTACGGAACAGCAAGTAGGTGTCCCGGGACAGCAACTAGGTGtcaagtgcctcttttccactgccatttttctggtaggccttacagctcgacacagcgcaactcggccgccactttttgctttacaattgagctgtgtcgtgcctattcgaaaagcaaaaagtggtggccgagttgcgctgtgtcgagctgtaggcctaccaataaaatggcagtggaaaagaggcactggtGTCCTGGTGTCACAGGATACCAACTAGATCAGCAGTTGTGAGTCCTAGGACAGCAGCTGTGTGTCCAGGACAGCAGGTTGGTGTTCTGGGACACAAGACTGGGCTTTGGGTTTCGGGATAGTTTTCAGGCCTACATATGTTGCAGCACTTATCTGTTGAAAAGTGAATCAGCTCATGTCAGGGAACATAAGCGTCACTTTcgggcagaaaccttgtatctccacttttgTTATTAtctcttaattaatttttaaatcacatttttcttaatAAATGAACATTTCAACATTGAAGTTGGttattaattaattcatcatACATATATACTTATTGAggctgaccagtagtactgattaATATTTTATAATAACAAATATAAAAGAATACAAATATAGTGGAGATATGAGTTTTTTGCTGGACAGCAACGATAGTCTACGCTCCCGACGAATCGTTTATTCCCTGGACGATGCAACTGCTCCCTGGCCGACTGAAAGACTGCATGATTGACTAAACAACAGCTGACTAAACACCAGTGCAACACACAGGCCTGTATTCCTGGTTGTCAGTTATACTGCATAAGTAACCAACAATCTATCACATCCTCAACAAAAAGTGCGGGAGGTGACAGAAATTATGCACATTTATCTAATTGTCACTGAGGACATTCTGATACTGAATTTCAAAtgatcatatatcaattacaACCTTTTGTTTGCAGAGATCTCTTTTATAAGGTTGTGATTATTTAACAATGGCAGGAAACTTGCTGGAATGTCAACTTAAGTGAACAAACTGTACTGTAGTAAAGTGTACTGTATTCAACATTCATCTAGTTTGCCAACATTATCATTCTTGTGAATTCTGTGAACAGCGTACAAATATAAAGGTTTAGAAAACAAAAGAACTGAAAATCCTATCTTTTTTTTCAAGGTAATACAACTCCATAAGGTAAAAAAAACTTACCTGGGAGCTGGTCCAGAAAAGGAGCCATCTTCATTAGCAGACAAAGTTGAGAGTAGCACAAGCAGATGCCTCTTCCAGAGATCCTGGAGAAGGACAAAATAATACAATATTCTGTAATACACCCAGAAAACTATGCAGGCAACTATGCAAGAATACATATTATGAAATCACGTTTAATACACAACCTACCTTCAACAAATCCCCAAAGTATAAAGCATAATCCCAAAAGGACACCCGGAAACACAAGGCAACAGAAATGTATAGCCCAGGCCCTTGGACTACTTTCTGGAAGAGAATGTAAAATCTGTTATTAACACAAATCCTTATTTTAGACTTTGGGGCGTTGATCAAGTACTGGCATCATCATGGATCTGGAAGAGCAATTATGTGGCCATTGATATGGAATTTtgaaattcagccatcttgaaaacagtGACCTACAAAATTTACTCAATTCATGCATTTACTGCTAGATAGTTATCACACAAACAGAAAGGCACCCATCTTGAAAGCATTTTCTGAAATCAGTTCATGGACCTATTATAGACTGTTCTCTCACAAGGCTGGGAGAATATGTTTCCACccgttcaaaagttatagcaCAAACAACAACATTTGTGATAGAAAGCCAGACGATTGCACAGACTCAAGTGCAGTCAAGCCTCTGCCCTGGTGCCTTCAGTGGACGAAGGTAGAAAAGGCTGGACTGTCAGCATCCCAAGCTAAACATGCATATGGATACATTTCAGAGAAACTCCTCAATTAAGCCTTTTAACCAGACAATGCCTGGATTCATTCCAGATACTCCTTGTGGACAGAAGAGAGATGCCGGAGCATCTTAAAATGTGGAAGTTtaactgttttattgggcaaatGCCAAGACTAACATTTCaatgtcttcttcagagtctgACAGAGTCTTATCtgtacacatatatgcacatacatTAATGGCAGCTTGtaaagcatttaaaaaaataatatcaaTATGAAATAACTGCACCTTTTTATATTGCATATTGTATAAAATTCAGGCAATACCGTACGTATTTTATTATCATGCAAGTCATGATTTAACCAAAGGATAACGCACCTTTCTTTTGTAAAAGGAGCCAGGATGGTACAGTAAATCCCAAGGTGTACAGCAGAGTGATGGTACACAACACCAATATAGATATGTGCAGATTAGAAAACCCTAGACAAAAGAAATAAATGGCAAACTTAAAAATGTTGACATGCACAATTTTTAGCTAATTaatatgtgtgcatgcaagtatgtgatgtgtgtttcaAGGAAGTAATCTTGCCAAGTGCCCGTAGAACCACAGTAGTGTTGGCCGATAGATCCCCACTATGCGCCGTGCAGATGTACTCCCCTTTATCCTCAGTCCTGACATCtttcagtttcaatgagaagtCACCTTTGTGGATATCTTCGCTGAATAACTGAGCCCGGACTTGATACTTTGGATCTGAAGCATCTGAGACAACCTCACCATCTTGGTAAAGTAGCACTAATGTCAGATCTTTCCTCCTCCAGGTGACCTCCTCTAGTTTGTCTGCAGGTATGTGGGAGTCCACAGAGCAGTTCAGGACCACTTCATCAGCTGCATGAGCAAacaccacacctcctcctctcaccaaGAGGAATTCTGAAACAACAATTGATAAtaagtgaaagaaaaaaatgaggaaAATGGATGGAGCTTTTATATTTGAAAAATATTGTCAAAGCATTAATTACTCAAAACTCACCTAAATACACCTCTACTATTATATTTTCTGACTCTACATTTGTAAACACTTTACACGTGTAATCTCCCACGTCTTGCATAGTCACATTATGTAGCATGATAGAGTAGTTCCCTCTGGCAAACTCCTCTGTAAAGAAGTGCACCCTTCCCGCATACACATGATCCTGTGactctggtctctcctctccctcctggaaGAGGTGCAGCAGGGCACCAGAGtctgctcttctccactccacctccagctcctccagagGCAGGGGGGATTCAGCAGCACAGGGCAGCAGGACAGAGCCTCCCAGCTGGGCAGCAAGAGGACCAGAGGGACCCTGCAGTTGGAAACCTGACAATagcacacacaacagacaacTGCTTAAAAGTAGTGGTgccaacaatgatcgatttggtGATCCAATCCAATGgggggcatggacgattcaattcaatgcggcaagttccagaatcgatgcagcattttTGTTAAGTTTCAatcacttccgtggatatttcgggagcaaatgaatgttaaattaaataagagtacttcaaagcattgcaagactgatacagactgatccagactgatacagaaaacagccaataaattgttgctcaacatctgactacttgtattgcctcatcatgactgatgaaacatttgctttgctttcagtagaaatgtaatgcattgcaatgcattgtagaattgaatcggatcggatctaatcgaatcgctaccccctgaatcgtgatcgaatcggatcgtgagggcagtgccaatccacaccactacttaaAAGTGCCTAAACGCTTAAAACCTAGAGGCAAGGACAATGACAATCCTCATTCATCCAACTCATTTTAGTCATTGAGTCTTGCAAGCCAATGCGACAACAACTAGACTTCTTTGAAGTAACTCGGTTTAGTACTGCATAGCAGTAGGGTATATATTCACCAGAAAAGCAGGATTCACCACTTTCAACACAGACTTGACAGTGGTCTAAtgtttagggaggtggtcttaagaccagagggttgcaggtttgaatgccACCCTTACCTCTACACAATAGAGAATAGAGACCTAAGGCGGCTTCATAATTTAAAAAGTTAAACTTATTTTAATCATCatcccgtagccccttaatgctcgctgtaccatctgaggcacgttgtaatagtcattgaaaggttaaataccatagtaggctactactatactatgacataacactgggcctttagtaatgcactagtcaatgccattctggtaacaacaaatgtataatgccATGTTTTATCGAGTTAAACTGTACACTGCACTCCCAGAGAGGAAAGAGTTAATTAACCTTTACTCTCTGCCACTACTCCATCCCTTGCCTGCCCTGAGTCTGTGTTTGACTTCACtgccagtaggcctactcactcactctcccactTTTCCACAATGCACAGAAGCAAGACTGACATTTCAAGTGCACCTCAAACCACACACCATGTAACTGTAATGTCATGTGAGGATTTCATGTGGTTCCATGTGCAGGGATTGGTCAACTCTGTTCCCTAAAAGTTGGGCTTCAATTAACTAAGCCATTTGAACAGAAGCTGAGGTGCTCTCAAAAGATATCCAGCTGCTTTTGACAGAGGCAACACGCAAAGCAGGAAGTCCAAACATGATCCCATGTAGCCAACATTATCAGATAACATTATCAGGAAGACTAGTACCCTTTGGGTGCAATTTAGATATGAGAATGTCATAAATGCCACCAAAGGCAGATCATTTTGTAGTGGGCCTAAGTATTCAGGGAGTCTTTATGTAATTCATAGCCTACTAACTAATCGTACGTTTACCTGCATACCTTCACGCAATCCTACAGCATATAGCCTACCCGTGCTGCAGACTGGCATAACGGCTGGCACAAGAGGAGGAGTGCTGAATTGCCATTTTATCACATGAAATCAAAAGCATTGCGATTCTAACATATCCAAAAGGCGTTGATGTATAGATTATCTTTAACCCCTCAATGTCCAGATGTCCTACTGTTTTCCACTCATGTCAGTAATCTAAAACACATTCAGACCTAATGGCAGGGTGCAGTACACTGAGCTGATATCAAATTTCTATGCCTATACTAGTTACACTTTAAAAGCAATTATAAAAGGCTAGACCTACGCGTAAACTAGGCCAGATAGTAAACAATGGACCCAGTTACCCATGATCAATACATACCCTCAGACGCGGTCAACATGAAGGTCAAAAGCACCACCCATGTCACGTCGGAAACCAATAGCTTCACCATCTCTTAAATCACAATCTGAAAATTTAAACTATCAACATTCTCTGATGAGCCGCTAAAGGAAAAGGAGACTTTTTGAAGCCTGCAAGAACGTCCAAACACTTTAGTTACATAGCCGTTTAATCAGTTGTGTCTATCGACACTCAAGCATTTTCACTTTCGCTTTACGTCGTAGGCTACATGTCCTGCccatggagggagaaaaaaaaaaacaggtccaGACACTCACTGGCATGCACTCAAAAACGAACGGAAGACTGATGCCCCCTGGTGTCAATTGAATGGCAAAGTCATTATGCAGACACACTAGTGGCTCTGTCTGACTTGTAGTGGTTGTTGTAGGGTGGCGCCTTTCTTGCACAAGGGCCGGATTACGCACAGGCTAGTGGCTGCAACCTAGGTCCCCTCGCCTGCCatgggagcagtggtgtagtctatgttttcagggatttcagtatacccacttaaaattgattgatccattgttctgaatagcacaaatatatacagtatacccacttcaaaaaatgctcaaatatacagtatacccaccataaaaaaatagactacaccactgcatgggaGGGCCTGATCGGTCAAATTGCAGAATTGAattcaagatgcaatattgaaaaatattcatctgtcatgttgagaacagttggtTGACATATGATCCTTAATTCCTAGGTCATACTTGTGACATTGTAAATTTGTAACTAAATTTGCCATCCAGCTGGagccacagaaacctgtagcctaggaggGGTGAAAGTAGTCAGGTGCGCACAGTTGCATAGCACCGGTATAAAATATACTGTTGGTGCGCCGTATCGgcaagagaataggtttaatgctgcccaaaaacccacatttaaaaaaaagtaaggtcacacacatacaaccatttCCAACAAAGTGTCTTatgataggcctaccagaaatagtcatgcagcgctATAgatctgtagtaggcctacatgtgtcacGAAaccgatataggcctacagataaagCACAATAAAAATTGCTGACAACTATAATTAGCCTACCgcatgaaattaaaaaaataaaaatgtaggcctactgcaccgGATAACTGGATGACTGTACCGTAGGCCTACACCCTGCACACGTGAGCCATTTACAACCTCTCATACAAGTCTGCTGATGTAGCAACTGAATTTTTCATCTAACCACTCATGTCAAAGCAGGAATCATAGTAAATTCTTGAACCAATTCATTTGTACAATGAAAAGTACAATATGTGACCATTTCCTCCTCATACATTCGGAATGACAAGTAATTCATATTATGCCACCATGCAGCAccggtaagaaacgaaaactactttcaccccctGAGCCTATAGTAGggtgaccatgtccgtgacagcaaaaaggaggtcacattttaggacggggggtttgggggtcctcccccaagaaaattagCGTTTTTttatgcaatttcatgcatttta
Above is a window of Engraulis encrasicolus isolate BLACKSEA-1 unplaced genomic scaffold, IST_EnEncr_1.0 scaffold_286_np1212, whole genome shotgun sequence DNA encoding:
- the LOC134443081 gene encoding myelin-oligodendrocyte glycoprotein-like, with translation MVKLLVSDVTWVVLLTFMLTASEGFQLQGPSGPLAAQLGGSVLLPCAAESPLPLEELEVEWRRADSGALLHLFQEGEERPESQDHVYAGRVHFFTEEFARGNYSIMLHNVTMQDVGDYTCKVFTNVESENIIVEVYLEFLLVRGGGVVFAHAADEVVLNCSVDSHIPADKLEEVTWRRKDLTLVLLYQDGEVVSDASDPKYQVRAQLFSEDIHKGDFSLKLKDVRTEDKGEYICTAHSGDLSANTTVVLRALGKITSLKHTSHTCMHTY